The Micrococcales bacterium genome includes a region encoding these proteins:
- a CDS encoding amino acid ABC transporter ATP-binding protein: protein MSFVDVAGVHKAFGELAVLKGIDLAVDLHDVVVLIGASGSGKSTLLRCINGLETVDAGQIHVGDLDVTGPGVDVDAVRQRVGFVFQQFNLFPHMSVLQNVTLAPRKVLGQSAATAEAAAMELLQRFGLAEKAKDFPDRLSGGQQQRVAIVRALAMKPEVMLFDEVTSALDPLLVAEVLDVIRELKAEGMTIVMATHEMGFAREVADRVCFLDSGKVLESGSPDDLFLSPQHEATQLFLARVARADRGL, encoded by the coding sequence GTGAGTTTCGTCGACGTCGCCGGTGTGCACAAGGCCTTCGGCGAGCTCGCCGTGCTCAAGGGGATCGACCTTGCGGTGGACCTGCATGATGTTGTGGTCCTCATCGGCGCGTCGGGTTCGGGCAAGTCGACCCTGTTGCGCTGCATCAACGGCCTGGAGACCGTCGATGCCGGGCAGATCCACGTGGGTGACCTCGACGTCACCGGCCCGGGCGTCGACGTGGACGCGGTGCGACAGCGGGTGGGCTTCGTCTTCCAGCAGTTCAACCTGTTCCCGCACATGTCCGTGCTGCAGAACGTGACGCTGGCTCCGCGCAAGGTGCTGGGACAGTCTGCCGCGACGGCGGAGGCCGCGGCCATGGAGTTGCTCCAGCGGTTCGGACTCGCCGAGAAGGCCAAGGACTTCCCCGACCGGCTCTCCGGCGGTCAGCAGCAGCGCGTCGCGATCGTCCGGGCGCTGGCGATGAAGCCCGAGGTGATGCTCTTCGACGAGGTCACGTCCGCGCTCGACCCCCTTCTCGTCGCCGAGGTGCTGGACGTGATCCGGGAACTGAAGGCCGAAGGCATGACCATCGTGATGGCGACCCACGAGATGGGATTCGCACGCGAGGTCGCTGACCGGGTCTGTTTCCTCGACAGCGGAAAAGTACTCGAATCCGGTTCCCCCGATGATCTGTTCCTGTCCCCGCAGCACGAGGCCACGCAACTGTTCCTGGCCCGGGTGGCCCGCGCCGACCGCGGACTGTGA